CGCCCGACACCTGGTACGCGCCCATCGGCACATCGAACCGCTCCCGCGCCGCGCGAATCACATCCAGATAAGGCATCGCCGGCTTCATCAGTACCATGTCCGCGCCCTCGGCTAGGTCAAGTTCAATCTCGCGCATCGCCTCGCGCAGATTCCCGCCGTCCATCTGATAGCTGCGCCGGTCGCCAAACTGCGGGGCCGAATCCGCCGCCTCGCGGAACGGCCCATAAAACGCTGACGCGAACTTCGACGCGTAGCTCAACACAGGCACCTGCTCATGCCCGCCCGCATCGAGAGCCGCGCGAATCGACGCCACGCGGCCATCCATCATGTCGCTCGGGGCAATCACGTCCGCGCCCGCCGCAGCCAGCGACGCAGCCGTCTTCGCCAGCAGCGCCACACTCGCGTCGTTCGCAACCTCATAGTGATTGCCATCGCGCACCACCACGCCGCAGTGCCCATGCGACGTGTACTCGCACAGACACACATCGGCCATCATCACCAGCGAGTCCAGTTTGCGATTCTTCTTAAGCTCGCGCAGCGCCGATTGCACAATCCCGTCGTCAGCCCAAGCGCCCGTACCCTGCTCGTCCTTCTCTGCCGGAAGCCCAAACAGCAGCAGCCCGCCCAGCCCCAGCGCAGCGCACTGCTCTGCCTCTTTCACAGCCTCGTCAATCGACAAGTTGAAGCATCCCGGCATCGAGCTGATCTCTTTGCGCACACTCTCACCCGGGCAGATAAACAGCGGATAGATCATCGCCCCAGGGCGCAGATGCGTCTCGCGCACCAGCGCCCGCATCGCCTCCGTGCGGCGTAGCCGGCGCATTCGCGTAACAGGAAAGCTCATGCACCCAGTCTACATTTGTGTCGCGAATGTCAGACGATTTCTCTCTGCTTCACTCTCCATATGGCCAGGCCAGCAAGGCACGCAAGCCCGGTCCCGAGCAGCCACACGCTCGCAGCTTCCGGTACGGCAGAGGGCGCGCGCGTAACGGTAAACCTGCTCACTGAAAATGGATTCGCGACGCCAAAAGGAGTCGAGGCCCCCGGCTCATTCGGATCCACCACATCTACCTCATACCCGCCTGGGTTCTGGCTCGTCACGCCCGTGTAGTACACGTGCGCCAGGCTCGTTCCCAGCGGGCTGCCAAGATCAATCAGAAAGCCGGTCGAATCGGCATGAGCAGCGCCGCTGGCAGGGTACAGCACATTGTCGAACGTAAAGCCGAACGCATTGCCCTGCGTTTGCGTGTTCGTCGTGCCGGGGTCAACCACGCTCTGAAAGTTGTACCCGCTGGCGCTGCCCGTGATTGCAGTCACGTCAACGGCAGCGCTGTTGTATGGATCGGTTGTGCCAGTCATCGTGCCGCTGGCGCTGAACATCATGTTCGGATCGCCATTCGCAGCGGCAGCACTAATGGTGTAGTCGTAGGAATCTGCGCGCAGCGCCAGAGGCGCAACGGCGAGAGCTGCAAGAAGTAAAAACAACGATGTCTTCCGCATGGGGAGGGCCCTCCTGACCTGTTGGTCACACTTCGTGGGATGCTCCCGGACCGAAGGAAGGATATCTAACATGCGGTACTGATGCATTTAGCCAGGCCACATCCGCCTAACTCAGGCCACATCTTCGATTCTCAATCGAAGGCTTCGCGCGCTGCTTCAGCTCTGGTCGGCAATTGCTTCGTACTCCATGCCTGAAGCGCTCGACGCCAGCACCCACAATGTATAAATCCCCATTGCCGTGCCGAACGGAATTGCAATCAACGACAGCACACCCACCACAATGGCCAACACACGGCCCCATATTCTACGCGTGAGTAAAGCGTAGCCCGTCAGCAGCAGCAGCGCGGTCCACACCATAGTCGTTGTCGCAATCACCGGCACCAACGCATGCATCCACGGCGCTGGCGACGGCCCATGATAATACGACCAGTACGGCCACTCTCCCGTGAAGCCGCGCACAGTAAACGCGCTTAAAAACGTCAGAGCAAGCAGCCCCTTTACCAGGTGATAAATGCCATACACACACCAGAGAATGCCCAGTGTTCGCAGATGCCGCGAAACGCGCGACATATACATCGCCGGAGGAAACGGCGGATACCCAGGCTGCGCTTGCGGCGACACAGGTATCTGCGCTCCACACTTCGAGCAGAACGCATCCGCATTCACTTCCGTTCCACATGACTGACAAACCATCGCGCACCTCCATCGCCGCCCGAACCTGGCATCTCCGCTCAGGCAGCTCGTCTGAATCCGACATCTGCTACGCACCCACGCCCGTCAAGGTTCCCCATAACCCCCCATAACCATAGACGATTACGATAGAGCAAGCGAACTCCATGAACTCCGAAGCTCTATTGCCGCATATCCCTTCGCCGCTCACTGAATCCAGCGCACAGGCGCTTGAGTGGCCGCGTCTGCGCGAACACATCGCCGGACGCACCTCGTCGTCACTGGGCCGCACCTGGGTGCTCGCGCTCGAACCCTCCACCAATTTCAATTGGATCGAGCGCCAGCAACAGCGCACCGCCGAAGTTCGAGCCTTTCTCACCAGCGGCGGCAGCTTCGACTTCCACGGCCTCTTCGATCCCACCACTCCACTCGAAGAGGCCCGCATCGAAGGCTCTGCACTCGATGCCCTCCAGATTCTCAGCCTGCTCAACCTCATCGAGCGCATCGCGCAGTGGCGCAACCTCGTCTTCCCAAATGCAGGCGCGGGCGCCCGATTTACCCCGCTCTCATCGCAATCGGCAGAGGACGTAGGCATCGTCGCACTCTCCGCTCCGCTACGCGATCACGACTTCTCCCCGCTGCTGCGTCTCTTGCGCGGCAAAATCGAACCCGACGGCTCGCTCAACGACGACGCCTCGCCCGAACTCCGCCGCATCCGCCGCACCATGGAGCGGCAGCACCGCGCCATCGAAGAGAGCCTTCGCCGCGCCGCCCGCCGCCTCCGCGAAGAAGGCAGCACCCAGTCCAGTACAGAAGATCTCATCACCGTTCGCGGCGAACGCTTCGTCATCCCCGTCAAAGCCGAGTTCAAACGCAAGGTCCCCGGCGTCATTCACGGCTCATCCTCCTCCGGCGCCACCGTCTTCGTCGAGCCGCTCGAAACCATCGAGCAAAACAACGAACTCGTCCGCCTGCTCGACGAAGAGCAAGCCGAAATCCACCGCATCCT
This is a stretch of genomic DNA from Edaphobacter acidisoli. It encodes these proteins:
- a CDS encoding zinc ribbon domain-containing protein, giving the protein MVCQSCGTEVNADAFCSKCGAQIPVSPQAQPGYPPFPPAMYMSRVSRHLRTLGILWCVYGIYHLVKGLLALTFLSAFTVRGFTGEWPYWSYYHGPSPAPWMHALVPVIATTTMVWTALLLLTGYALLTRRIWGRVLAIVVGVLSLIAIPFGTAMGIYTLWVLASSASGMEYEAIADQS
- the hemB gene encoding porphobilinogen synthase, whose protein sequence is MSFPVTRMRRLRRTEAMRALVRETHLRPGAMIYPLFICPGESVRKEISSMPGCFNLSIDEAVKEAEQCAALGLGGLLLFGLPAEKDEQGTGAWADDGIVQSALRELKKNRKLDSLVMMADVCLCEYTSHGHCGVVVRDGNHYEVANDASVALLAKTAASLAAAGADVIAPSDMMDGRVASIRAALDAGGHEQVPVLSYASKFASAFYGPFREAADSAPQFGDRRSYQMDGGNLREAMREIELDLAEGADMVLMKPAMPYLDVIRAARERFDVPMGAYQVSGEFSMLHAAFQRGWLEPERAMMESLISIRRAGADFIVTYFAKDAAKVLA